Proteins encoded by one window of Scatophagus argus isolate fScaArg1 chromosome 4, fScaArg1.pri, whole genome shotgun sequence:
- the rhobtb4 gene encoding rho related BTB domain containing 4 isoform X2 — translation MDIDTDYERPNVETIKCVVVGDNAVGKTRLICARACNATLTQYQLLATHVPTVWAIDQYRVCQEVLERSRDVVDEVSVSLRLWDTFGDHHKDRRFAYGRSDVVVLCFSLANPNSLRHVRTMWFPEIKHFCPRTPIILVGCQLDLRYADLDAVNRARRPLAKPIKPTDILPPERGHEVAKELGIPYYETSIVAQFGVKDVFDNAIRAALISRRHLQFWKSHLKKVQRPLLQAPFLPPRPPRPIVGIPDPPPTEGEGPDSLFCEPLCADVLFLLQGGAIHVFAHKVYLATSCSKFYDLFTLDLGGSCMGQQGDDQESKENLESAEEDEQSRRGAKEQAGRTKSLDIDKDGVDGGVRGLNRPQLLQQGSLRTSQSDNALPSRALYSMGALGTGRALSGWGRGFLSVCLEHVDDPMTGRPRLMTVVAMDALIQEEPFKAVLQYLYTGSLDEGRGDLMQVATIAELLEVFDLRMMVANVLNRESFMNQEITKAFHVRRANRIKECLNKGTFADVVFRLDDGCLPAHKPLLISSCNWMAAMFRGSFMESYIEEVPIPNTSTACMHGVLEFLYCGMLTPCPGLEPMELIVLANRLCLPRLVALTEQHAVDELLHLAVKGGDIDGQVLAYLELAQFHNAKQLSAWCLHHICTNYNSICRKFPKDMKAMSPENQRHFEKHRWPPVWFLKEEDRYLRSQKEREREEEILRKQHTKRGWCFWRHPSSSPHVS, via the exons ATGGATATAGACACAGACTATGAACGGCCCAATGTGGAAACCATTAAATGTGTGGTGGTAGGGGATAATGCAGTAGGCAAGACCAGGCTAATCTGTGCCCGGGCCTGCAATGCCACCCTCACACAGTATCAGCTGCTTGCCACCCACGTGCCAACCGTCTGGGCCATCGACCAGTACCGTGTATGCCAGGAg GTGCTAGAGAGATCTCGTGATGTAGTGGATGAGGTCAGTGTGTCCCTGAGGCTATGGGACACGTTCGGAGATCATCACAAAGACAGACGATTTGCCTATGGCAG GTCTGATGTAGTGGTGCTTTGCTTCTCTCTGGCTAATCCCAATTCCCTGCGCCACGTACGCACCATGTGGTTCCCGGAGATCAAGCATTTTTGTCCCCGGACGCCCATCATTCTGGTTGGCTGCCAGCTGGATCTGCGCTATGCTGACCTGGATGCAGTTAACCGTGCACGGCGACCCCTGGCCAA ACCCATCAAACCTACAGACATCCTTCCCCCGGAGAGAGGCCACGAGGTGGCAAAGGAACTTGGGATTCCCTACTATGAGACCAGCATTGTTGCCCAGTTCGGAGTCAAAGATGTTTTTGACAATGCGATCCGAGCTGCCCTCATCTCCCGTCGTCATCTGCAGTTTTGGAAGTCCCACCTGAAAAAGGTCCAGAGACCCCTCCTCCAGGCGCCCTTCCTGCCTCCTCGCCCGCCTCGCCCCATAGTGGGAATCCCAGACCCCCCTCCCACAGAGGGTGAGGGCCCTGATTCCCTTTTCTGCGAGCCACTGTGTGCagatgttctttttcttctgcaggGTGGTGCCATTCACGTCTTTGCACACAAAGTCTATTTGGCTACTTCCTGCTCCAAGTTCTATGACCTCTTCACCCTTGATCTTGGTGGGTCTTGTATGGGGCAACAGGGGGATGACCAGGAGAGTAAGGAAAACTTGGAGAGCGCGGAGGAAGATgaacagagcaggagaggagcgAAGGAGCAAGCTGGGCGCACTAAGAGCCTGGACATTGATAAAGACGGGGTCGATGGAGGCGTGCGCGGCCTGAATCGACCCCAGCTGCTCCAGCAGGGCTCTTTGAGGACTTCCCAGAGTGATAACGCACTCCCCTCTCGAGCTCTGTACTCCATGGGTGCATTAGGGACCGGTCGAGCACTTTCAGGATGGGGACGGGGCttcctgagtgtgtgtctggagcATGTTGATGATCCCATGACTGGACGACCAAGGCTCATGACTGTTGTAGCCATGGATGCACTTATACAGGAAGAACCATTCAAG GCGGTGCTTCAGTACCTGTACACAGGCAGCCTGGATGAGGGCCGTGGCGATCTGATGCAGGTCGCTACCATCGCAGAGCTACTGGAGGTGTTTGACCTGCGGATGATGGTGGCCAATGTTCTCAACAGAGAGAGCTTCATGAATCAGGAGATCACCAAGGCCTTCCATGTCCGCAGAGCCAACCGCATCAAGGAGTGCCTCAATAAAGGGACCTTTGCTG ATGTGGTGTTTCGTCTGGACGACGGCTGCCTACCGGCCCACAAGCCCTTGCTCATCTCCAGCTGCAACTGGATGGCTGCCATGTTCCGTGGCTCATTCATGGAAAGCTACATTGAGGAG GTACCCATTCCTAACACCAGTACAGCCTGTATGCATGGGGTGTTGGAGTTCCTGTACTGTGGTATGTTGACACCCTGTCCGGGTCTGGAGCCCATGGAACTAATTGTTCTGGCCAACCGTCTCTGTTTGCCACGCCTTGTCGCCCTCACAG AGCAGCACGCTGTGGATGAGCTCCTCCACTTGGCAGTGAAAGGTGGTGACATTGATGGACAAGTGTTGGCTTACCTCGAGCTTGCACAG TTCCACAATGCCAAGCAACTATCAGCTTGGTGTCTCCATCACATCTGCACTAATTATAATAGCATCTGCCGCAAGTTTCCCAAAGACATGAAGGCCATGTCTCCAG AAAACCAGAGGCACTTTGAGAAGCACCGCTggcctcctgtgtggttcctgAAGGAGGAGGACCGCTATCTGCGTTCTCAGAAGGAACGTGAGCGTGAGGAGGAGATCTTGCGCAAGCAACACACCAAACGTGGCTGGTGTTTCTGGAGACATCCGTCCTCCTCTCCACACGTCTCTTAA
- the rhobtb4 gene encoding rho related BTB domain containing 4 isoform X1, producing MWVNSGTVGRALSMDIDTDYERPNVETIKCVVVGDNAVGKTRLICARACNATLTQYQLLATHVPTVWAIDQYRVCQEVLERSRDVVDEVSVSLRLWDTFGDHHKDRRFAYGRSDVVVLCFSLANPNSLRHVRTMWFPEIKHFCPRTPIILVGCQLDLRYADLDAVNRARRPLAKPIKPTDILPPERGHEVAKELGIPYYETSIVAQFGVKDVFDNAIRAALISRRHLQFWKSHLKKVQRPLLQAPFLPPRPPRPIVGIPDPPPTEGEGPDSLFCEPLCADVLFLLQGGAIHVFAHKVYLATSCSKFYDLFTLDLGGSCMGQQGDDQESKENLESAEEDEQSRRGAKEQAGRTKSLDIDKDGVDGGVRGLNRPQLLQQGSLRTSQSDNALPSRALYSMGALGTGRALSGWGRGFLSVCLEHVDDPMTGRPRLMTVVAMDALIQEEPFKAVLQYLYTGSLDEGRGDLMQVATIAELLEVFDLRMMVANVLNRESFMNQEITKAFHVRRANRIKECLNKGTFADVVFRLDDGCLPAHKPLLISSCNWMAAMFRGSFMESYIEEVPIPNTSTACMHGVLEFLYCGMLTPCPGLEPMELIVLANRLCLPRLVALTEQHAVDELLHLAVKGGDIDGQVLAYLELAQFHNAKQLSAWCLHHICTNYNSICRKFPKDMKAMSPENQRHFEKHRWPPVWFLKEEDRYLRSQKEREREEEILRKQHTKRGWCFWRHPSSSPHVS from the exons ATGTGGGTCAATTCCGGAACCGTCGGAAG GGCCCTCTCCATGGATATAGACACAGACTATGAACGGCCCAATGTGGAAACCATTAAATGTGTGGTGGTAGGGGATAATGCAGTAGGCAAGACCAGGCTAATCTGTGCCCGGGCCTGCAATGCCACCCTCACACAGTATCAGCTGCTTGCCACCCACGTGCCAACCGTCTGGGCCATCGACCAGTACCGTGTATGCCAGGAg GTGCTAGAGAGATCTCGTGATGTAGTGGATGAGGTCAGTGTGTCCCTGAGGCTATGGGACACGTTCGGAGATCATCACAAAGACAGACGATTTGCCTATGGCAG GTCTGATGTAGTGGTGCTTTGCTTCTCTCTGGCTAATCCCAATTCCCTGCGCCACGTACGCACCATGTGGTTCCCGGAGATCAAGCATTTTTGTCCCCGGACGCCCATCATTCTGGTTGGCTGCCAGCTGGATCTGCGCTATGCTGACCTGGATGCAGTTAACCGTGCACGGCGACCCCTGGCCAA ACCCATCAAACCTACAGACATCCTTCCCCCGGAGAGAGGCCACGAGGTGGCAAAGGAACTTGGGATTCCCTACTATGAGACCAGCATTGTTGCCCAGTTCGGAGTCAAAGATGTTTTTGACAATGCGATCCGAGCTGCCCTCATCTCCCGTCGTCATCTGCAGTTTTGGAAGTCCCACCTGAAAAAGGTCCAGAGACCCCTCCTCCAGGCGCCCTTCCTGCCTCCTCGCCCGCCTCGCCCCATAGTGGGAATCCCAGACCCCCCTCCCACAGAGGGTGAGGGCCCTGATTCCCTTTTCTGCGAGCCACTGTGTGCagatgttctttttcttctgcaggGTGGTGCCATTCACGTCTTTGCACACAAAGTCTATTTGGCTACTTCCTGCTCCAAGTTCTATGACCTCTTCACCCTTGATCTTGGTGGGTCTTGTATGGGGCAACAGGGGGATGACCAGGAGAGTAAGGAAAACTTGGAGAGCGCGGAGGAAGATgaacagagcaggagaggagcgAAGGAGCAAGCTGGGCGCACTAAGAGCCTGGACATTGATAAAGACGGGGTCGATGGAGGCGTGCGCGGCCTGAATCGACCCCAGCTGCTCCAGCAGGGCTCTTTGAGGACTTCCCAGAGTGATAACGCACTCCCCTCTCGAGCTCTGTACTCCATGGGTGCATTAGGGACCGGTCGAGCACTTTCAGGATGGGGACGGGGCttcctgagtgtgtgtctggagcATGTTGATGATCCCATGACTGGACGACCAAGGCTCATGACTGTTGTAGCCATGGATGCACTTATACAGGAAGAACCATTCAAG GCGGTGCTTCAGTACCTGTACACAGGCAGCCTGGATGAGGGCCGTGGCGATCTGATGCAGGTCGCTACCATCGCAGAGCTACTGGAGGTGTTTGACCTGCGGATGATGGTGGCCAATGTTCTCAACAGAGAGAGCTTCATGAATCAGGAGATCACCAAGGCCTTCCATGTCCGCAGAGCCAACCGCATCAAGGAGTGCCTCAATAAAGGGACCTTTGCTG ATGTGGTGTTTCGTCTGGACGACGGCTGCCTACCGGCCCACAAGCCCTTGCTCATCTCCAGCTGCAACTGGATGGCTGCCATGTTCCGTGGCTCATTCATGGAAAGCTACATTGAGGAG GTACCCATTCCTAACACCAGTACAGCCTGTATGCATGGGGTGTTGGAGTTCCTGTACTGTGGTATGTTGACACCCTGTCCGGGTCTGGAGCCCATGGAACTAATTGTTCTGGCCAACCGTCTCTGTTTGCCACGCCTTGTCGCCCTCACAG AGCAGCACGCTGTGGATGAGCTCCTCCACTTGGCAGTGAAAGGTGGTGACATTGATGGACAAGTGTTGGCTTACCTCGAGCTTGCACAG TTCCACAATGCCAAGCAACTATCAGCTTGGTGTCTCCATCACATCTGCACTAATTATAATAGCATCTGCCGCAAGTTTCCCAAAGACATGAAGGCCATGTCTCCAG AAAACCAGAGGCACTTTGAGAAGCACCGCTggcctcctgtgtggttcctgAAGGAGGAGGACCGCTATCTGCGTTCTCAGAAGGAACGTGAGCGTGAGGAGGAGATCTTGCGCAAGCAACACACCAAACGTGGCTGGTGTTTCTGGAGACATCCGTCCTCCTCTCCACACGTCTCTTAA